In Bacillus carboniphilus, the following are encoded in one genomic region:
- a CDS encoding GspE/PulE family protein → MRIGELLIMNGLITEEQLEKALQKQKYSFKKIGEILIEEKLITERQLVEALEFQLGIPVINLEEVKPNQATIGLIHESIARKHCMIPIEQKNGKIKVAMADPLNQEAIKDVQVASGMVVQPCLATRTELETIIIGQYGVMDSVKELSEIIGYGIQQSASTIHLDAEKDGLAVRYRVNNKLTKQKVIPKQLQETVMGRLKTMSSMNTAERKLPQTGYFQKSVHNVEYNIRVSTVPTIDGESAVLRLVKQTNEVLQLSNLGYTDSNMKRLTDAAEQLKGLILIAGPAVSGKSTHLYSLLHHIKNDERKIVSVENLVERRLDGVMQIEVNELKGYTFAEGLRTSMNQDPNIVMVGDIPDAATADVVTRVSLSGRMVIGGIHGHDGIHTIKRLLDMGIEPYLLASSLSCIVSQRVVQKVCDRCAQSTPATDEEYKLFEEHNLLEYTNQKEKSRIGNFRSFVTTNKTSKVAVVRGEGCKVCDNVGYLGTIGIQEVLVVDDQLRELILKKKSIEDFKSYLEEREHKSMLYDGLAKAREGITTVDQVLKVVN, encoded by the coding sequence ATGCGCATCGGTGAACTATTGATTATGAATGGTTTGATTACGGAAGAGCAACTAGAAAAGGCGCTGCAAAAACAGAAGTATTCGTTTAAAAAGATTGGTGAAATCCTCATTGAAGAAAAATTAATTACGGAACGACAATTAGTTGAAGCACTAGAGTTCCAATTAGGAATCCCTGTAATCAATCTAGAAGAAGTAAAGCCAAATCAGGCTACCATAGGACTCATACATGAATCAATAGCCCGAAAGCATTGTATGATTCCAATTGAACAGAAGAACGGAAAAATTAAGGTGGCCATGGCTGATCCGTTAAACCAAGAAGCCATTAAAGACGTACAAGTTGCGTCAGGGATGGTGGTACAACCTTGTTTAGCAACACGTACTGAATTAGAAACCATTATTATTGGTCAGTATGGAGTAATGGATTCAGTGAAGGAGCTATCCGAAATTATAGGATATGGAATCCAACAAAGTGCAAGCACAATCCACCTAGATGCTGAAAAAGATGGACTAGCTGTTCGGTATCGAGTGAATAACAAACTAACCAAGCAAAAAGTGATTCCTAAACAGTTACAAGAAACGGTTATGGGTAGACTGAAAACGATGTCGAGTATGAACACGGCAGAACGAAAGCTACCTCAGACTGGGTATTTCCAAAAGAGCGTTCACAATGTTGAATACAATATTCGTGTTTCTACAGTGCCAACGATAGATGGAGAGAGTGCAGTTCTTCGTTTAGTCAAACAGACAAATGAGGTCCTTCAGTTATCAAACTTGGGTTATACAGACTCGAACATGAAACGTCTGACTGATGCTGCGGAGCAACTGAAAGGCCTTATTCTGATTGCAGGGCCAGCTGTTAGTGGGAAGAGCACGCATCTCTATTCTCTTTTACACCACATAAAAAATGACGAAAGAAAAATAGTGTCAGTCGAAAATTTAGTAGAGAGAAGATTAGATGGAGTGATGCAGATAGAAGTAAATGAATTAAAAGGCTATACGTTTGCGGAGGGGCTTAGAACGAGCATGAACCAGGATCCGAATATAGTTATGGTCGGAGATATTCCTGATGCAGCAACCGCTGATGTAGTAACTAGGGTCTCACTCTCTGGACGAATGGTTATCGGTGGAATTCATGGACATGATGGAATTCATACCATTAAGAGGTTACTAGATATGGGGATTGAACCATACCTACTGGCATCCTCCCTATCTTGTATCGTTAGTCAAAGAGTCGTACAGAAAGTATGTGATCGATGTGCACAGAGTACTCCAGCAACAGATGAAGAGTACAAGCTATTTGAAGAACATAATCTATTAGAATATACCAATCAAAAAGAGAAAAGTAGAATCGGAAATTTCCGTTCCTTTGTCACCACAAATAAAACGTCAAAAGTTGCTGTAGTTCGTGGTGAAGGATGTAAAGTATGTGACAATGTTGGATACCTGGGTACCATTGGAATCCAAGAAGTATTGGTCGTTGATGATCAACTAAGAGAATTAATTCTTAAAAAGAAATCAATTGAGGACTTTAAGAGTTACTTAGAGGAACGTGAACATAAATCGATGCTTTATGATGGTCTAGCTAAAGCTCGAGAAGGTATTACGACGGTGGACCAAGTTTTAAAAGTAGTGAACTAA
- a CDS encoding response regulator: MAYKFLVVDDTSFMRKMAADCLKQQGHVVAGEAGNGREAVRKFKELQPDVVMMDLTMPEMNGVDAIKEILKIKKDAVILVCSASNQKDMIQDALEAGAVGYLMKPFKPDYMNEIIKKYAVPHLTPAEPEVADKPEKKEEKVEATTKNEDNLDAVKKVVEEAQKEVAVSTAEVVEKEEEQAVEKVEEQQPVAAVADVVAAEPAQEEVSEKTAPVAVKPQRPARETKIKFVTSYICNWEEEVRGEKRNFSLTFTENDQNICLEMVGAESEKQTIQLSLDGFRDLNVWLEQRIEEGKSVR; this comes from the coding sequence ATGGCGTACAAATTTTTAGTGGTAGATGATACGAGTTTCATGAGAAAGATGGCAGCGGATTGTCTGAAACAACAGGGGCATGTGGTTGCTGGAGAAGCGGGGAACGGTAGAGAGGCTGTTAGGAAATTTAAAGAGCTTCAACCAGACGTGGTGATGATGGACTTAACAATGCCTGAAATGAACGGAGTCGACGCAATTAAAGAGATTTTAAAAATAAAGAAAGACGCTGTTATCTTAGTTTGCTCAGCGAGTAACCAGAAAGATATGATTCAGGATGCACTAGAAGCGGGGGCTGTTGGTTATTTAATGAAGCCATTCAAACCTGATTATATGAATGAAATTATTAAAAAGTATGCAGTTCCTCACTTAACACCTGCAGAGCCTGAAGTTGCTGATAAACCTGAAAAAAAAGAAGAGAAGGTTGAAGCAACTACTAAGAATGAAGATAATCTTGATGCAGTGAAAAAAGTAGTAGAAGAGGCACAAAAAGAAGTCGCTGTTTCAACAGCAGAAGTAGTTGAAAAAGAAGAAGAGCAAGCTGTAGAAAAAGTAGAAGAACAACAACCGGTGGCTGCGGTAGCTGATGTAGTAGCTGCAGAGCCTGCTCAAGAAGAAGTTTCTGAAAAAACGGCTCCGGTTGCCGTTAAACCCCAAAGACCTGCAAGAGAAACTAAAATTAAATTTGTTACAAGCTACATCTGCAACTGGGAAGAAGAAGTTAGAGGGGAAAAAAGAAACTTCTCCCTAACCTTTACAGAAAATGACCAAAACATTTGCCTAGAAATGGTTGGTGCGGAAAGTGAAAAACAAACGATTCAACTGTCGCTTGATGGGTTCCGTGATTTAAATGTATGGTTGGAGCAAAGAATTGAAGAAGGAAAAAGCGTGAGATAA
- a CDS encoding YkvA family protein, whose protein sequence is MRKFFRRFTFVFKFWKSVPFIKDFFLSNEVETYKKVLSGTLILGYALFPFDIIPDFILLLGIFDDVVVIGFIVERMIKWAPPSLKEKYRFHDRE, encoded by the coding sequence GTGCGTAAGTTTTTTAGAAGATTTACATTTGTATTTAAGTTTTGGAAGTCGGTTCCGTTTATAAAGGACTTCTTTTTATCAAATGAAGTGGAAACTTATAAGAAAGTACTTAGTGGAACGTTGATTCTTGGCTATGCTTTGTTTCCTTTTGATATTATCCCGGATTTTATATTATTATTAGGCATTTTTGATGATGTTGTAGTGATAGGATTTATTGTAGAGAGAATGATCAAATGGGCACCTCCATCATTAAAAGAAAAGTATCGATTTCATGATCGTGAATAA
- a CDS encoding M28 family metallopeptidase produces the protein MASNAARIKNDLKYLCSTQLQGRLSGSTGAKRAATFLAGELEKYGFIPAGKEGYFESVSVPAARLLGEATLSIGKWNLLHRIEFGELAYYGGGSGEGRLVVLKEGSEYDESVLEGSFVLLRGDTTDMDLKETVRSANQMGVKAILMDGGEPRWFHKSVMGDYRTTEQNIPVIKIRTSLLSEIEALEGQMVKLNLPIETGIMECQNVMGYLPGQDAEGKTIAFATHYDFLGDDPSGFRFEGAGDNAAGVATMLELARKLSEQRLPLNILIVFTTGEESNLWGEKHFVSNPPLQLDQTIYLDALGRSPYYSLNLVYDESERYSFAEAFTSQCYKDGIKTNITSNQKHLFDLLITGTSGVKFRPYHTPDDTWKLIHVEVLEEVANALYSSCKRIK, from the coding sequence ATGGCTAGTAATGCAGCAAGGATTAAAAATGATTTGAAATACTTATGTTCAACTCAGCTTCAAGGGAGGTTATCTGGTTCAACTGGAGCTAAACGGGCCGCCACCTTTTTAGCTGGAGAGCTAGAAAAATACGGTTTCATTCCAGCAGGGAAAGAAGGGTATTTTGAGAGTGTGTCAGTCCCAGCGGCTAGACTGTTAGGCGAGGCTACCTTATCCATTGGGAAATGGAACTTACTTCATAGGATAGAATTTGGAGAACTTGCTTATTATGGTGGGGGATCAGGTGAAGGTAGGCTGGTGGTACTCAAGGAAGGTTCTGAATACGATGAGTCTGTTTTGGAGGGCAGTTTTGTTTTATTACGGGGAGATACAACAGATATGGATTTGAAGGAAACAGTGAGATCAGCTAATCAAATGGGTGTAAAAGCAATTCTAATGGATGGTGGGGAGCCCCGTTGGTTCCATAAATCAGTAATGGGTGACTACCGAACAACCGAACAAAATATACCTGTAATTAAGATTAGAACCTCCTTACTCTCCGAAATAGAAGCACTAGAAGGACAAATGGTAAAACTAAATCTTCCAATAGAAACGGGTATTATGGAGTGTCAAAATGTAATGGGCTATTTACCAGGTCAGGATGCTGAAGGAAAAACGATTGCTTTTGCCACACACTATGATTTTTTAGGGGACGATCCTAGTGGATTTCGCTTTGAGGGAGCGGGCGATAATGCTGCAGGAGTCGCTACTATGTTAGAGCTAGCTAGGAAACTATCAGAGCAACGGTTGCCTTTAAATATTTTAATTGTATTCACAACAGGTGAGGAATCAAATTTATGGGGTGAAAAGCACTTCGTCTCAAATCCCCCCTTACAATTAGATCAAACAATTTATTTAGATGCTTTAGGTAGAAGCCCCTATTACAGCCTTAATTTAGTTTATGATGAAAGTGAAAGATATTCGTTTGCTGAAGCTTTTACGTCACAGTGCTATAAGGATGGAATTAAGACCAATATTACGAGTAATCAAAAGCATTTATTTGATTTATTGATTACTGGAACTAGTGGTGTGAAATTCCGGCCATATCATACTCCGGATGATACATGGAAGCTGATCCATGTTGAGGTTTTGGAGGAAGTGGCTAATGCCCTTTACTCTTCTTGTAAAAGAATTAAGTAA
- a CDS encoding TetR/AcrR family transcriptional regulator encodes MKDRKQHVIKMAHQLFIEKGFQSTSIQDILDYSGIAKGTFYNYFPSKNDLLIAIFKSVYLEMERERDQLLLGKDPSNIDIFIKQMVLQLQFNRANNLITLFDEVLYSNDPDLKEFIRKGHFRILRWYYQRFIELFGEDKKPYLLDCAIMFNAILQHHLKLNVLAYGKQNQVEPVVKYCVDRIVAMVHDLANADVQLIPPDLLDRWYPDQSSTKNSLFHEFEKTIYELKSKLTLEHKDYEKSLQLLEFIQQEIFQSKEPRKFLLESALQSLKTDITFSKAVLKSLESLISSILDRMKSTSS; translated from the coding sequence ATGAAGGACCGTAAACAGCATGTCATTAAGATGGCCCATCAATTATTTATAGAAAAAGGATTCCAGTCTACTTCTATTCAGGATATCTTAGACTATAGTGGAATAGCCAAGGGAACCTTTTATAACTATTTTCCTTCCAAAAACGATTTGTTAATCGCTATTTTTAAATCTGTTTATTTAGAAATGGAAAGAGAACGTGACCAATTACTACTTGGAAAGGATCCGAGCAATATTGATATTTTTATAAAACAAATGGTCCTACAACTACAATTTAATAGAGCTAATAATCTCATCACCTTATTTGATGAAGTCCTATACTCCAACGACCCGGATTTAAAGGAATTCATCCGTAAGGGACACTTTCGAATACTCCGTTGGTACTATCAACGTTTTATCGAACTTTTTGGTGAGGACAAAAAACCCTATTTGTTAGATTGTGCGATTATGTTTAATGCCATACTTCAGCACCATCTAAAACTAAATGTCCTTGCATATGGTAAACAAAACCAAGTTGAGCCAGTCGTAAAGTACTGCGTGGATCGAATAGTTGCAATGGTTCATGATCTTGCAAATGCGGATGTACAACTGATACCACCAGACCTTCTTGACCGTTGGTATCCTGATCAATCCAGTACTAAAAATTCACTTTTTCACGAATTTGAAAAAACCATTTATGAGCTAAAGTCCAAATTAACACTAGAGCATAAGGATTACGAGAAATCACTCCAATTGCTTGAATTCATACAACAAGAAATCTTTCAATCAAAGGAACCAAGAAAATTTTTACTTGAAAGTGCCTTACAATCATTGAAAACTGATATCACATTTAGTAAAGCTGTATTAAAAAGCCTTGAAAGCCTTATTTCTTCCATCCTAGACAGAATGAAAAGCACTTCTTCCTAA
- a CDS encoding DHA2 family efflux MFS transporter permease subunit: protein MEATNTTPNRPPYGIIAVLMIGAFIAFLNNTLLNVALPSIMTDLDVETATVQWLTTGYMLVNGVLIPATAFLIEKYSVRRLFLVAMTLFTTGTIIAGMADVFPVLLSARMVQASGSAIMMPLLMNVMLVSFPVEKRGAAMGVFGLILMFAPAIGPTLSGWIIEHYDWRMLFHFITPIAATILLLGFFLLKDKKEKVVMQLDLLSLVLSTLGFGGLLYGFSSASNLGWDSPFVYGTIIIGAISLTVFIIRQSKLERPMLNFGVFKYPMFSLSSTITIVVNTAMFSGFLLLPIYVQTIRGISPFESGLMLLPGALLNAAMSPITGRLFDKIGGKILAVTGLAITTLVTYLFSQLTMETGYYYIMFLHAVRMFGMSMVFMPVSTNGLNQLPRRFYPHGTAMNNTLNQVSAAIGTALLITLMSIRQEQYTAEALGQLTGQPSADVQYQIMLEAMLGGINDTFFISTFITAIALILAFFMKRAKQAEDPLEEKQEQVEKKVKPELVKS from the coding sequence ATGGAAGCAACTAATACTACACCGAATCGTCCGCCTTACGGAATCATTGCCGTTTTGATGATTGGGGCTTTTATTGCTTTTTTAAATAATACATTATTAAATGTTGCGTTACCGTCTATCATGACAGATTTAGATGTAGAAACAGCAACAGTTCAATGGCTGACTACAGGTTATATGCTAGTCAACGGGGTTTTAATTCCTGCTACGGCCTTTTTAATTGAAAAATATAGTGTTCGTCGATTGTTTCTAGTAGCGATGACGTTGTTTACAACGGGAACAATCATAGCAGGGATGGCTGATGTGTTTCCAGTTCTTTTAAGCGCACGAATGGTTCAAGCATCAGGTTCTGCGATTATGATGCCGTTACTTATGAATGTAATGCTTGTTAGCTTCCCAGTTGAAAAAAGAGGAGCAGCAATGGGAGTATTCGGTCTTATTCTGATGTTTGCTCCTGCAATTGGTCCTACTTTATCCGGTTGGATTATTGAACATTACGACTGGAGAATGCTGTTTCATTTTATTACACCAATTGCTGCTACCATATTACTTCTAGGGTTCTTCTTGTTAAAAGACAAAAAAGAAAAAGTAGTGATGCAGTTAGATTTACTATCTCTTGTTTTGTCCACTTTAGGGTTCGGTGGTTTGCTTTATGGATTTAGTTCTGCGAGTAATTTAGGGTGGGACAGTCCTTTCGTTTATGGAACCATTATTATCGGTGCAATATCACTGACAGTATTCATTATTCGTCAATCTAAATTGGAGCGCCCAATGCTTAATTTTGGGGTTTTTAAGTATCCGATGTTTTCTCTATCTTCAACGATTACGATTGTTGTGAATACTGCCATGTTCTCTGGTTTTCTTTTATTACCTATATACGTTCAAACAATTCGCGGAATTTCTCCATTTGAATCGGGCTTAATGCTATTGCCAGGTGCCTTACTAAATGCAGCAATGTCACCTATTACTGGCCGCTTGTTCGATAAGATAGGTGGAAAAATACTAGCAGTCACAGGATTAGCGATAACCACCCTTGTGACGTATTTGTTCAGTCAATTAACGATGGAGACTGGATACTACTATATCATGTTCCTACATGCTGTGCGTATGTTCGGTATGTCGATGGTATTTATGCCAGTCTCAACGAATGGGCTAAACCAATTACCTAGACGTTTTTATCCGCATGGTACAGCTATGAATAATACACTGAATCAAGTTTCAGCCGCTATTGGTACTGCGCTCTTAATTACACTTATGTCAATACGTCAAGAGCAATACACAGCGGAGGCATTAGGACAACTAACAGGGCAACCATCGGCTGATGTCCAATACCAAATTATGCTGGAAGCCATGTTAGGTGGTATTAACGATACGTTCTTCATTTCAACCTTTATTACAGCTATAGCATTGATCCTGGCCTTCTTTATGAAGCGTGCCAAACAAGCAGAAGATCCATTGGAAGAAAAACAGGAGCAGGTTGAAAAAAAGGTGAAACCTGAGTTGGTTAAAAGCTAA
- a CDS encoding SAM-dependent methyltransferase: protein MIEHEFDDLLHINTRADQKGMVTSFHYYPYEPTPYEALQWLFTQYTLSPNDHVVDYGSGKGRLAFFIHHLFQAAVVGVEMNEHFHKDALVNREYYLKKLKGKDADIHFYCCLAEDYKVKPVDNRFYFFNPFSIQIFMKIANNILGSIEKHPREVELILYYGSEDYTYYLENQTPFLLKEEITIPNLYDKNPNERFLIYKWDY, encoded by the coding sequence ATGATTGAACACGAGTTTGACGATTTATTACATATAAATACGAGAGCTGACCAAAAGGGAATGGTGACCTCATTTCATTACTATCCTTATGAACCAACTCCATACGAAGCATTACAGTGGTTGTTTACTCAATATACACTTAGTCCGAATGACCATGTTGTTGACTATGGAAGTGGCAAAGGACGATTAGCTTTTTTTATTCATCATTTATTTCAAGCTGCTGTTGTAGGAGTTGAAATGAATGAGCACTTTCATAAAGATGCTTTAGTTAATAGAGAATATTATTTAAAGAAGTTAAAAGGAAAAGACGCAGATATTCATTTTTATTGTTGTTTAGCAGAGGATTATAAGGTGAAGCCTGTAGACAATCGTTTTTATTTTTTTAACCCTTTTTCCATTCAAATCTTTATGAAAATCGCAAATAATATTTTGGGATCCATTGAGAAACATCCTCGTGAGGTTGAGCTAATCCTATACTACGGATCCGAAGACTATACTTATTATTTGGAGAACCAAACCCCTTTCCTACTAAAAGAAGAAATCACAATACCTAATCTCTATGATAAAAACCCAAATGAAAGATTCCTTATTTACAAATGGGACTACTAA
- the nagE gene encoding N-acetylglucosamine-specific PTS transporter subunit IIBC, translating to MMKFLQNIGRSLMLPVAVLPVAAILMGIGYWIDPSGWGEGSPLAAFLIKAGESVINNLPVLFAVGVALGMSRDKDGAAALSGLVGFLVVTTLLSTDTVAMLLGIEADSVNAAFEKIDNPFIGILSGGVAAAMYNRFSKVELPAALAFFSGRRLAPIMTAVAMLVVSLILLFVWPYVYSALVSFGEAISKMGAIGAGLYGFFNRLLIPTGLHHALNAVFWFDVAGINDIGNFWAGTGEKGVTGMYQAGFFPVMMFGLPAAGLAMYHTAKSAKKKQVASLMLAAGFAAFFTGVTEPLEFAFMFVAPALYFVHAVLTGISMMIAAMFNWTAGFGFSAGFVDFFLSSRLPLANQPYMLLVQGLVFAVIYYFLFRFLITKFNLTTPGREDTDELVETEIEDGKPTHTGGQNKHAVMAETIYEGLGGDENVTSIYNCTTRLRVEVRDMDAVNQNKIKSAGVPGINVVGPHSIQVIVGTQVQFVADEIDKIRK from the coding sequence ATGATGAAGTTTTTACAGAATATTGGTCGGTCGCTCATGCTTCCCGTTGCAGTGTTACCTGTTGCCGCTATTTTGATGGGGATTGGTTACTGGATTGACCCTTCAGGGTGGGGAGAGGGTAGTCCACTTGCTGCCTTTCTAATAAAGGCAGGGGAGTCGGTTATAAATAACTTACCCGTTTTATTCGCAGTTGGGGTAGCACTAGGAATGTCAAGAGATAAAGACGGTGCCGCTGCTTTAAGTGGTCTTGTTGGTTTTCTAGTTGTCACCACATTATTATCCACTGATACCGTTGCCATGCTACTTGGTATTGAGGCTGATAGCGTAAATGCCGCGTTTGAGAAAATAGACAACCCGTTTATTGGGATTCTATCGGGTGGAGTAGCAGCCGCTATGTACAATCGATTTAGCAAGGTAGAACTACCTGCGGCTCTTGCCTTTTTTAGTGGTCGAAGATTGGCTCCGATTATGACGGCGGTTGCCATGCTGGTAGTATCCTTAATTTTATTATTTGTATGGCCATACGTTTATTCCGCACTCGTGTCATTTGGTGAAGCCATCAGTAAAATGGGTGCAATCGGTGCTGGGTTATATGGATTCTTTAACCGTTTGTTGATTCCTACTGGCTTGCATCATGCGCTTAATGCCGTGTTTTGGTTTGATGTGGCGGGCATTAACGATATCGGTAACTTCTGGGCAGGTACTGGAGAAAAAGGTGTTACTGGTATGTACCAAGCCGGTTTCTTCCCAGTGATGATGTTTGGTTTACCTGCAGCAGGGTTAGCTATGTATCATACGGCTAAATCTGCAAAAAAGAAGCAAGTAGCCTCCCTTATGTTGGCCGCTGGTTTTGCAGCTTTCTTTACGGGGGTTACGGAACCACTTGAATTTGCCTTTATGTTTGTAGCACCTGCTCTTTATTTCGTTCATGCCGTTTTAACAGGCATTTCAATGATGATTGCGGCTATGTTTAATTGGACGGCAGGCTTTGGATTTAGTGCGGGGTTCGTTGACTTCTTCTTAAGTTCACGCCTACCCTTGGCCAATCAACCTTATATGCTGCTTGTTCAAGGGCTTGTCTTTGCTGTCATCTATTATTTCTTATTCCGATTCCTCATCACGAAATTTAATCTGACCACTCCAGGTAGGGAGGATACGGATGAATTGGTGGAAACAGAAATCGAAGACGGAAAACCTACTCACACTGGTGGCCAAAACAAGCATGCTGTTATGGCTGAAACTATTTATGAAGGATTAGGTGGAGACGAAAATGTTACGTCCATCTACAACTGTACAACTAGACTTAGGGTAGAAGTGAGGGACATGGATGCAGTCAATCAAAACAAAATTAAAAGTGCCGGTGTACCGGGGATCAACGTCGTTGGCCCTCACAGTATCCAAGTGATCGTAGGTACTCAGGTTCAGTTTGTAGCGGACGAAATTGATAAAATAAGGAAATAA